The Medicago truncatula cultivar Jemalong A17 chromosome 4, MtrunA17r5.0-ANR, whole genome shotgun sequence genome includes a region encoding these proteins:
- the LOC11444527 gene encoding uncharacterized protein, with amino-acid sequence MAFTTNIVHVLTLLLVIISASMFTVTVANKDWPSFGNFNYTDWWSRFGNHHHQINKTEQQPKKIIVGGSQNWHFGYNYSDWAIKNGPFYVNDTLIFKYDAPNATSFPHSVYMFPTWQSFMKCDVKKAKMVANHTQGVGEGFKFVLNKWKPYYFSCGEKNGLHCNVGQMKFAIMPMIRPFWSWP; translated from the exons ATGGCCTTCACCACAAACATTGTTCATGTCCTCACCTTATTACTAGTTATAATAAGCGCTTCAATGTTTACAGTTACTGTGGCAAACAAAGACTGGCCCTCCTTTGGCAATTTCAACTACACTGATTGGTGGTCCAGATTTGGaaaccatcatcatcaaataaaTAAGACAGAACAACAACCTAAGAAGATCATTGTTGGTGGCTCTCAAAATTGGCATTTTGGCTATAACTATTCAGATTGGGCTATCAAGAATGGTCCTTTTTACGTCAATGATACTCTCA TTTTCAAATATGATGCTCCAAATGCAACAAGTTTCCCACACAGCGTATACATGTTTCCAACTTGGCAAAGCTTCATGAAATGTGATGTGAAGAAGGCTAAGATGGTGGCAAATCACACACAAGGTGTTGGAGAGGGATTCAAGTTCGTGTTAAACAAATGGAAGCCTTATTACTTTTCATGTGGTGAGAAAAATGGATTACATTGCAACGTTGGACAAATGAAGTTTGCTATTATGCCAATGATTCGTCCCTTCTGGTCATGGCCTTGA
- the LOC11441427 gene encoding uncharacterized protein, whose translation MASTTNIVHVLTLLVIITASMFTVTVANKDWPSFGNFNYTDWWSRFGNHHRQINKTEQQPKKIIVGGSQNWHFGYNYSDWAIKNGPFYLNDTLVFKYDAPNATSFPHSVYMFPTWQSFMKCDVKKAKMVANHTQGVGEGFKFVLNKWKPYYFSCGEKNGLHCNVGQMKFTVMPMLRPFLPSWP comes from the exons ATGGCCTCCACCACCAACATTGTTCATGTCCTCACCTTACTAGTAATAATAACCGCTTCAATGTTTACAGTTACTGTTGCAAACAAAGACTGGCCCTCTTTTGGCAATTTCAACTATACTGATTGGTGGTCCAGATTTGGAAACCATCATCGTCAAATAAATAAGACAGAACAACAACCTAAGAAGATCATTGTTGGTGGCTCTCAAAATTGGCACTTTGGCTATAACTACTCTGATTGGGCTATCAAGAATGGTCCTTTTTACCTCAATGATACCCTCG TTTTCAAGTATGATGCTCCAAATGCAACAAGTTTCCCACACAGTGTATACATGTTTCCAACTTGGCAGAGCTTCATGAAATGTGATGTGAAGAAGGCTAAGATGGTGGCAAATCACACACAAGGTGTTGGAGAGGGATTCAAGTTCGTGTTAAACAAATGGAAGCCTTATTACTTTTCATGTGGTGAGAAAAATGGATTACATTGCAACGTTGGACAAATGAAGTTTACGGTTATGCCAATGCTTCGTCCTTTCTTGCCATCATggccttga